From a region of the Bradyrhizobium diazoefficiens genome:
- a CDS encoding dienelactone hydrolase family protein: protein MRTNIVGALCAIAMVASAHAAIREEPVTYTDGETTMKGFVVYDDATQAKRPGIVMVHEWWGITKHIHNEARKFAEQGYTAFIADMYGDGKTADNPKDAGALSGSVMKNPKVMEQRFNAAREQLAKQASVNPQRIGAVGYCFGGAVVLNMARAGADLAAVVGFHASLGLNTPAPAPGTVKAKVLILNGADDPFAKREQYDALKKDFDAAKADYRIIEYPGAVHAFTNPEATELGKKFNLPLRYDAKADREAKAEAAKFLAANLK from the coding sequence ATGCGAACGAACATAGTGGGAGCACTTTGCGCCATCGCAATGGTCGCGAGCGCACACGCAGCGATCAGGGAAGAGCCGGTCACCTACACGGACGGCGAGACCACGATGAAGGGCTTCGTCGTCTACGACGACGCGACCCAGGCGAAGCGGCCCGGCATCGTCATGGTGCACGAATGGTGGGGCATCACCAAGCATATCCATAACGAGGCGCGGAAGTTCGCCGAGCAGGGCTACACAGCCTTCATTGCGGACATGTACGGCGACGGAAAGACCGCCGACAACCCGAAGGACGCCGGCGCACTCTCGGGGTCGGTGATGAAGAATCCAAAGGTGATGGAGCAGCGCTTCAACGCCGCGCGGGAGCAACTCGCCAAGCAGGCCTCGGTCAATCCCCAACGGATCGGCGCCGTTGGCTACTGCTTTGGCGGCGCGGTGGTGCTGAACATGGCGCGCGCCGGTGCCGATCTCGCCGCCGTTGTGGGCTTTCACGCATCACTTGGTCTCAACACGCCCGCACCGGCACCGGGCACCGTCAAAGCGAAAGTCCTCATTCTGAACGGCGCAGACGACCCGTTCGCGAAGCGCGAGCAGTACGATGCGCTCAAGAAGGATTTCGACGCAGCGAAGGCCGATTATCGGATCATCGAGTATCCCGGCGCGGTGCATGCGTTCACGAACCCCGAAGCCACCGAACTCGGCAAGAAGTTCAACCTGCCGCTCAGATACGACGCCAAGGCTGATCGGGAAGCCAAGGCCGAAGCAGCCAAGTTCCTTGCTGCAAATCTCAAATAG
- a CDS encoding gamma-glutamyl-gamma-aminobutyrate hydrolase family protein: protein MRKPVVGVIGNAHRVENRFQVQMVGERNLRAVAEVSGGLPVMFAGAPDITDIAALLDTVDGIILTGARANVHPTRFNVDPCEKHEPYDIHRDEVALALSVACVARGIPLFGICRGLQEMNVAFGGSLHPEIREIPGRMNHRMPRLENGEIHPDPTVVFADRHDVDLTPGGAFARILGCDKIRVNSLHGQGILEPGKRVLIEGIAEDGTIEAIRIDGAPTFALGVQWHAEYDPQHNPVNRKLFEAFGQALVARQRAAA from the coding sequence ATGAGAAAGCCGGTCGTCGGCGTGATCGGGAACGCCCATCGCGTCGAAAATCGATTTCAGGTCCAGATGGTCGGCGAGCGCAATCTGCGCGCCGTGGCCGAGGTCTCCGGCGGCTTGCCGGTGATGTTCGCTGGAGCCCCCGATATCACCGATATCGCGGCGCTGCTCGATACCGTGGACGGCATCATCCTCACCGGCGCCCGGGCCAACGTGCACCCGACCCGCTTCAACGTCGATCCCTGCGAGAAGCACGAACCCTACGACATCCACCGCGACGAGGTGGCGCTGGCGCTCTCGGTCGCCTGCGTCGCCCGCGGCATCCCGTTGTTCGGTATCTGCCGCGGCCTGCAGGAGATGAACGTCGCCTTCGGCGGCTCGCTGCATCCCGAGATCCGCGAAATTCCCGGCCGCATGAACCATCGCATGCCCCGGCTCGAGAACGGCGAGATCCATCCCGACCCGACCGTCGTGTTCGCCGACCGTCACGATGTCGACCTGACGCCCGGCGGAGCGTTCGCGCGGATTCTCGGCTGCGACAAGATCCGGGTCAATTCGCTGCACGGGCAGGGCATATTGGAGCCCGGCAAGCGCGTGCTGATCGAAGGTATCGCCGAGGACGGCACCATCGAGGCGATCCGCATCGATGGTGCCCCGACCTTTGCGCTTGGCGTGCAATGGCACGCCGAGTACGACCCGCAGCATAATCCGGTCAACCGCAAGCTGTTCGAGGCGTTTGGCCAAGCGCTGGTGGCAAGGCAGCGCGCGGCGGCGTAA
- a CDS encoding AI-2E family transporter, producing MTMSKDERSRTSRDLARDQAWAISVGGIGVVLFTALLAFTWYFAATLLLIFTGILLGLGLNAVTGALGRRVPLPHAVRLAIVCTALALMLAGIAYLGGATIADQASLLSNTLKSQLTNVRSFLDNHGIDTSFFDLGNAADSSSATPSEAMPSPATPSRSALPGAGALASSGGAIVSQTFKLLLGAIHGVGNIFIVLFLGLAFAAQPGVYYHGLLFLAPAKHRNRVTLIIDRTAETLERWLIAQVTVMLAVGAVTWIGLAVIGIPGSFILGIQAGLLAFIPTVGAIIAGVIVVLASLASGWIPALSAFLLFIGVHAMESYVLTPLLQRQALDIPPATLFAFQIVLGVVFGIWGLALALPLVAIAKVVIDHFKTYETQPLAEVA from the coding sequence GTGACCATGTCCAAAGATGAACGATCCCGGACCTCCCGCGACCTCGCTCGGGATCAAGCCTGGGCGATCTCGGTCGGAGGCATCGGCGTCGTGCTGTTCACCGCGCTGCTTGCCTTCACCTGGTATTTCGCCGCCACCTTGCTGCTGATCTTCACCGGCATCCTGCTCGGTCTCGGCCTCAACGCGGTGACGGGCGCACTCGGCCGCCGCGTGCCCCTGCCGCATGCGGTGCGGCTCGCGATCGTCTGCACCGCGCTCGCTTTGATGCTCGCCGGCATCGCCTATCTCGGCGGCGCCACCATTGCCGACCAGGCTTCGCTGCTGAGCAACACTCTCAAGTCGCAGCTCACCAACGTCAGGTCCTTCCTCGATAACCACGGCATCGACACCAGCTTCTTCGATCTCGGCAACGCGGCAGATTCCTCGAGTGCCACGCCGTCGGAGGCGATGCCCTCACCAGCGACGCCCTCGCGCAGTGCCTTGCCAGGTGCGGGTGCGCTGGCCTCCAGCGGCGGGGCGATCGTGAGCCAGACCTTCAAGCTGCTGCTCGGCGCCATCCACGGTGTCGGCAACATTTTCATCGTGCTGTTCCTGGGCCTCGCCTTCGCGGCCCAGCCCGGCGTGTATTACCACGGCCTGTTGTTCCTCGCGCCGGCCAAACATCGCAACCGCGTCACCCTCATCATCGACCGGACAGCTGAGACGCTGGAACGCTGGCTGATCGCGCAAGTTACGGTCATGCTCGCGGTCGGCGCGGTGACCTGGATCGGGCTTGCCGTCATCGGCATTCCCGGCTCGTTCATCCTGGGAATCCAGGCGGGCCTGCTCGCCTTCATTCCCACCGTCGGGGCCATCATCGCCGGCGTCATCGTGGTGCTGGCGAGCCTCGCCTCGGGCTGGATCCCGGCGCTGTCGGCCTTTCTGCTCTTCATTGGCGTGCACGCCATGGAGAGCTACGTGCTGACACCGCTGCTGCAGCGGCAGGCGCTGGACATCCCGCCGGCCACGCTGTTTGCGTTCCAGATCGTGCTCGGCGTCGTGTTCGGCATCTGGGGCCTGGCACTGGCGCTGCCGCTGGTCGCGATCGCCAAGGTCGTGATTGACCACTTCAAGACCTACGAGACGCAGCCTCTGGCAGAGGTGGCGTGA
- a CDS encoding antibiotic biosynthesis monooxygenase family protein has protein sequence MITEIAQIDVKPGSEKNFEAAVAKAKAAFGGSKGFHGFELHKSIEKPQRYRLMVKWATLENHTVDFRGSENFTEWRGLVGQYFAAPPEVEHTETVLTT, from the coding sequence ATGATCACCGAGATCGCGCAAATCGACGTCAAGCCGGGCAGCGAGAAGAATTTTGAGGCGGCCGTCGCCAAGGCCAAGGCCGCCTTCGGCGGTTCCAAGGGATTTCACGGCTTCGAGTTGCACAAATCGATCGAGAAGCCGCAGCGCTACCGGCTGATGGTGAAATGGGCGACGCTGGAGAACCACACTGTCGATTTCCGCGGCTCGGAGAATTTCACCGAATGGCGCGGCCTCGTCGGCCAATATTTTGCCGCGCCCCCGGAGGTCGAGCATACCGAGACCGTGCTGACGACCTGA
- a CDS encoding GGDEF domain-containing protein, with amino-acid sequence MMSLDSITLYLVATMIAALLGAMMVFFGRQENSPALKWWGTAYLLGAASVGLWTAAGDRLGPHLYLALNAVGFVACGMVWNAARVFHGRKPNWPGLVLGALAWVAAVSLLDPAASMLRMMIGAGIVSAYAALTASELWTERRKSQQRRWPALVVPVAHGCVLMLPIVIGSFLRPHDAGFSRSIWVTVFAVELILYAVGTVFVIFMLVSERTVTAHRTAASTDPLTGMLNRRGFSEACGRVIEREAKAGRPVTVMIFDIDHFKSINDRFGHPAGDEMLKLFSTVVVSNLRISDLSGRIGGEEFAALLPCSLEEGVVVAERVREAFETSGVVVDEGPVDTTVSIGVAGGPAGTELEVLLASADTALYQAKRGGRNRVEAAEELPLSLETWRRQSAARIGAQQARPATA; translated from the coding sequence ATGATGTCGCTCGATAGCATCACGCTCTATTTGGTCGCCACCATGATTGCCGCACTGCTCGGCGCCATGATGGTGTTTTTCGGCAGGCAGGAGAACAGCCCTGCACTGAAATGGTGGGGCACCGCCTATCTGCTCGGTGCCGCCTCGGTCGGGCTATGGACTGCGGCCGGCGACAGGCTGGGTCCGCATCTTTACCTCGCGCTGAACGCCGTCGGCTTCGTCGCCTGCGGCATGGTGTGGAATGCGGCGCGGGTTTTCCACGGCCGCAAGCCGAACTGGCCCGGCCTCGTGCTCGGCGCGCTGGCCTGGGTCGCCGCCGTCTCGCTGCTCGATCCCGCAGCGTCCATGCTGCGCATGATGATCGGCGCCGGCATCGTCTCGGCCTACGCGGCGCTGACCGCAAGCGAGCTCTGGACCGAGCGGCGCAAGAGCCAGCAGCGCCGCTGGCCGGCCCTGGTCGTGCCGGTGGCGCATGGTTGCGTGCTGATGCTGCCGATCGTGATCGGCAGCTTCCTGCGTCCGCACGATGCCGGCTTCTCCCGGAGCATCTGGGTCACGGTGTTCGCGGTCGAGCTGATCCTCTATGCCGTCGGCACCGTATTCGTGATCTTCATGCTGGTGTCCGAGCGCACCGTCACCGCGCACCGGACCGCAGCTTCCACCGACCCGCTCACCGGCATGCTCAACCGCCGCGGCTTCTCGGAAGCCTGCGGCCGCGTGATCGAGCGCGAGGCCAAGGCCGGACGTCCCGTGACCGTGATGATCTTCGACATAGATCACTTCAAGTCGATCAACGACCGTTTCGGCCATCCGGCCGGCGACGAGATGCTGAAGCTGTTCTCCACCGTCGTCGTCAGCAATTTGCGGATCAGCGACCTGTCGGGCCGCATCGGCGGCGAGGAATTCGCAGCACTGCTGCCGTGTTCGCTGGAGGAGGGTGTCGTGGTGGCCGAGCGCGTGCGCGAGGCGTTCGAGACCTCCGGCGTCGTGGTCGATGAGGGCCCGGTCGACACCACGGTCAGCATCGGCGTCGCCGGCGGGCCCGCCGGCACCGAGCTCGAGGTGCTGCTGGCTTCGGCCGACACCGCGCTCTACCAGGCCAAGCGCGGCGGCCGTAACCGCGTCGAGGCGGCGGAGGAGCTGCCGCTGTCGCTGGAGACCTGGCGCCGCCAGAGCGCCGCGCGGATCGGTGCGCAGCAGGCGCGGCCGGCCACCGCCTGA
- the rpsI gene encoding 30S ribosomal protein S9, whose translation MAESIQSLDQLSQLKTAAAPDAPKHEKKVDKFNRAYATGKRKDAVARVWIKPGAGKVTVNAREVEVYFARPVLRMMIEQPFSVAQRSGQYDVICTVAGGGLSGQAGAVRHGISKALTYFEPELRSVLKKGGFLTRDSRVVERKKYGKAKARRSFQFSKR comes from the coding sequence ATGGCCGAATCCATCCAGTCGCTCGACCAGCTCTCGCAGCTCAAGACGGCGGCGGCGCCCGACGCGCCCAAGCACGAGAAGAAGGTCGACAAGTTCAACCGCGCCTATGCCACCGGCAAGCGCAAGGACGCGGTCGCCCGCGTGTGGATCAAGCCGGGCGCCGGCAAGGTCACCGTCAACGCCCGCGAGGTCGAGGTCTATTTCGCCCGTCCCGTGTTGCGCATGATGATCGAGCAGCCGTTCTCCGTGGCCCAGCGTTCGGGCCAGTACGACGTGATCTGCACCGTCGCCGGCGGCGGTCTGTCCGGCCAGGCCGGCGCGGTCCGTCACGGCATCTCCAAGGCGCTAACCTATTTCGAGCCGGAGCTGCGCTCGGTGCTCAAGAAGGGCGGCTTTCTCACCCGCGACTCCCGCGTGGTCGAGCGCAAGAAGTACGGCAAGGCCAAGGCCCGCCGGTCCTTCCAGTTCTCGAAGCGTTAA
- the rplM gene encoding 50S ribosomal protein L13: MKTFSAKPAEVTKKWVLIDAKGLVVGRLATIVAMRLRGKHLPTYTPHVDCGDNVIIINAQHAVLTGRKREQKTYYKHTGYVGHVKERTARQILEGKHPERVLEKAVERMIPRGPLGRVQMGNLRVYGGADHPHEAQQPEKIDIAKLNRKNTRAA; encoded by the coding sequence ATGAAAACCTTTTCGGCAAAGCCGGCTGAGGTGACGAAGAAGTGGGTGCTGATCGACGCCAAGGGTCTGGTCGTCGGCCGTCTTGCCACCATCGTCGCCATGCGCCTGCGCGGCAAGCACCTCCCGACCTACACCCCGCACGTTGATTGCGGCGACAACGTCATCATCATCAACGCGCAGCATGCGGTCCTCACCGGCCGCAAGCGCGAGCAGAAGACCTACTACAAGCACACCGGCTATGTCGGCCACGTCAAGGAGCGCACCGCGCGCCAGATCCTCGAGGGCAAGCATCCGGAGCGCGTGCTCGAGAAGGCCGTCGAGCGCATGATCCCGCGTGGCCCGCTTGGTCGCGTGCAGATGGGCAATCTCCGTGTCTATGGCGGGGCCGATCATCCGCACGAGGCGCAGCAGCCCGAGAAGATCGACATCGCCAAGTTGAACCGCAAGAACACGAGGGCCGCATAA
- a CDS encoding PaaI family thioesterase — protein sequence MALAKMSVAELEQFLRHEFPQAFSGDDITIESADGQTCLLRQCYSERMLRPGGTVSGPTLMALADFAMYVVLLSAIGPIGLAVTTNLNINFLRKGQPGQDVLAEARLLKLGKRLAVGEVNLLSGTSPDPIAHVTSTYSIPNV from the coding sequence ATGGCGTTAGCGAAAATGAGCGTGGCGGAGCTCGAACAGTTCCTCCGGCACGAGTTTCCCCAGGCCTTCAGCGGCGACGACATCACGATCGAAAGCGCGGACGGCCAGACCTGCCTTTTGCGCCAGTGCTACAGCGAAAGAATGCTGAGGCCGGGCGGAACCGTGTCCGGGCCAACGCTGATGGCGCTCGCCGATTTCGCGATGTACGTCGTGCTGCTGTCCGCAATCGGGCCGATCGGGCTCGCCGTGACCACCAATCTCAACATCAACTTCCTGCGCAAGGGCCAGCCCGGCCAGGACGTGCTGGCGGAGGCACGGCTGCTCAAGCTCGGCAAGCGCCTGGCGGTTGGGGAGGTGAACCTGTTGTCCGGCACCTCGCCCGATCCGATCGCCCATGTCACCTCGACCTATTCCATTCCAAATGTTTGA
- a CDS encoding enoyl-CoA hydratase, with translation MTAQAARAPSPQPPILLREIVGSVAVLTLNRPAARNSLSEAMIGQLHASLNAIAEDKHIRAVVIAANGPAFSAGHDMKELTARRTDPDRGRAYFAQVMTACSAMMQAIVRLPKPVVASVQGIATAAGCQLVATCDLAIASEGANFATPGVDIGLFCSTPMVALSRNVPRKQAMEMLLTGEPIPAMRACEIGLINRVVAAGTERDAAIALAEKVALKSAYTVKLGKEAFYRQAEMSLADAYRYAAEVMTENMMARDAEEGIGAFIEKRTPTWRDE, from the coding sequence ATGACCGCCCAGGCCGCCCGCGCCCCCTCACCGCAACCACCGATCCTGCTGCGCGAGATCGTCGGCAGCGTCGCCGTGCTCACGCTGAACCGACCAGCCGCGCGCAACAGCCTCTCGGAGGCGATGATCGGACAGCTGCATGCGAGCCTCAATGCGATCGCGGAAGACAAGCACATCCGTGCGGTCGTCATCGCGGCCAATGGCCCCGCTTTTTCCGCCGGCCACGACATGAAGGAACTCACCGCCCGCCGCACCGATCCCGATCGTGGCCGGGCCTATTTTGCGCAGGTCATGACCGCCTGCAGCGCGATGATGCAGGCGATCGTGCGTCTGCCAAAACCCGTGGTCGCGTCCGTCCAGGGTATCGCGACCGCGGCCGGCTGCCAGCTTGTGGCGACTTGCGATCTTGCGATTGCCTCCGAGGGAGCAAATTTTGCGACGCCGGGAGTCGACATCGGCCTGTTCTGCTCGACGCCGATGGTGGCACTGTCGCGCAACGTGCCGCGCAAGCAGGCGATGGAGATGCTGCTGACGGGCGAGCCGATTCCGGCCATGCGCGCCTGTGAGATCGGGCTCATCAACCGTGTGGTTGCCGCCGGCACCGAGCGCGACGCCGCGATCGCGCTCGCGGAAAAAGTCGCGCTGAAATCCGCCTACACGGTCAAGCTCGGCAAGGAGGCATTCTATCGCCAGGCCGAGATGAGCCTTGCAGATGCCTATCGCTATGCGGCGGAGGTGATGACCGAGAACATGATGGCGCGCGACGCCGAGGAAGGTATCGGCGCCTTCATCGAGAAGCGCACGCCGACATGGCGGGATGAGTAG
- a CDS encoding CoA-binding protein: MNHDAYPDNYIRSILNSVKSIAMVGASPVNVRPSYFAFKYLAQRGYDMIPVNPGHVGKELLGKPFVASLSDIGHPVDMIDIFRNSSHIMPVVEEALTLDPLPKVIWMQLGARDDAAAAKAESVGIKVVMNRCPKIEYGRLSSEISWMGVNSRTLSSKRPPAPTQGMRLSLNRMSVGGGDTAASDRAAKNKSEQS; encoded by the coding sequence ATGAACCACGACGCCTATCCCGACAATTACATCCGCAGCATCCTCAACAGCGTGAAGTCGATCGCGATGGTCGGCGCCTCGCCCGTCAATGTGCGGCCGAGCTATTTTGCGTTCAAATATCTGGCGCAGCGCGGCTACGACATGATCCCGGTCAACCCCGGTCATGTCGGCAAGGAGCTGCTCGGAAAGCCTTTCGTTGCCTCGCTTTCCGACATCGGCCACCCCGTCGACATGATCGACATCTTTCGCAATTCCAGCCACATCATGCCGGTCGTCGAAGAGGCGCTCACGCTCGACCCGCTGCCCAAGGTGATCTGGATGCAGCTCGGCGCGCGCGATGACGCTGCGGCGGCGAAAGCGGAATCGGTCGGTATCAAGGTGGTGATGAACCGCTGCCCAAAGATCGAATATGGCCGCCTGTCGTCCGAGATCTCCTGGATGGGCGTGAATTCGCGCACGCTGAGTTCCAAGCGCCCGCCAGCGCCGACGCAGGGCATGCGGCTATCCCTCAATCGGATGAGTGTCGGCGGCGGCGACACCGCGGCATCCGATCGTGCCGCAAAAAACAAGAGCGAGCAAAGCTGA
- a CDS encoding O-acetylhomoserine aminocarboxypropyltransferase has protein sequence MSDRLPGFSTLAVHAGAQPDPTTGARATPIYQTTSFVFNDADHAASLFGLQAFGNIYTRIGNPTNAVLEERVAALEGGTAALAVASGHAAQVVVLQQLMQPGDEFIAARKLYGGSINQFTHAFKSFGWNVVWADPDDIASFERAVTPRTKAIFIESIANPAGSITDIEAISTVARKAGVPLIVDNTLASPYLIRPIDHGADIVVHSLTKFLGGHGNSLGGIIVDAGTFDWSAGGKYPMLSEPRPEYHGIKLQETFGNFAFAIACRVLGLRDLGPALSPFNAFMILTGIETLPLRMQKHCENAKAVAEFLAGHPAVASVSYAGLPGDKYHPLARKYAPKGAGAVFTFSLKGGYDAGVSLVSKLQLFSHLANVGDTRSLVIHPASTTHSQLDDAAKVKSGAGPDVVRLSIGIEDKEDLIADLEQALGG, from the coding sequence ATGAGCGATCGCCTTCCGGGATTTTCAACCCTCGCCGTGCATGCCGGTGCACAGCCGGACCCCACCACCGGTGCGCGCGCGACTCCGATTTATCAAACGACCTCGTTCGTCTTCAACGACGCCGACCATGCCGCCTCGCTGTTCGGCCTGCAGGCATTCGGCAATATCTATACCCGCATCGGCAATCCCACCAATGCGGTGTTGGAAGAGCGCGTCGCGGCCCTCGAAGGCGGCACGGCCGCGCTTGCGGTCGCCTCGGGCCATGCCGCGCAAGTCGTGGTGCTGCAGCAATTGATGCAGCCCGGCGACGAGTTCATTGCCGCGCGAAAGCTGTATGGCGGCTCGATCAACCAGTTCACGCATGCGTTCAAGAGCTTTGGCTGGAACGTGGTGTGGGCGGATCCCGATGACATTGCAAGCTTCGAGCGCGCCGTGACGCCGCGCACGAAAGCGATCTTCATCGAGTCCATCGCCAATCCGGCTGGTAGCATCACCGACATCGAGGCGATCTCGACGGTGGCGCGCAAGGCGGGCGTGCCGCTGATCGTCGACAACACGCTGGCCTCGCCCTATCTGATCCGCCCGATCGACCACGGCGCCGACATCGTCGTGCACTCGCTGACGAAATTCCTGGGCGGTCACGGCAATTCGCTCGGCGGCATCATCGTCGATGCCGGCACGTTCGACTGGTCCGCTGGGGGCAAATATCCGATGCTGTCGGAGCCTCGACCGGAATATCACGGCATCAAGCTCCAGGAGACGTTCGGCAATTTCGCCTTCGCGATCGCCTGCCGCGTGCTGGGCCTGCGCGACCTCGGCCCCGCGCTTTCGCCCTTCAACGCCTTCATGATCCTGACCGGCATCGAGACGCTGCCGCTGCGCATGCAGAAGCACTGCGAGAATGCGAAAGCGGTCGCCGAATTCCTCGCCGGCCATCCCGCGGTGGCCTCGGTGAGCTATGCGGGCCTGCCCGGCGACAAGTATCATCCGCTCGCGCGCAAATACGCGCCGAAGGGCGCAGGCGCCGTGTTCACCTTCAGCCTGAAGGGCGGCTATGACGCCGGCGTCAGCCTGGTGTCCAAACTGCAGCTGTTCTCGCACCTCGCCAATGTCGGCGACACCCGATCGCTCGTGATCCACCCCGCCTCGACCACCCATAGCCAGCTCGACGACGCCGCCAAGGTGAAGTCCGGCGCCGGCCCCGACGTGGTGCGGCTCTCGATCGGTATCGAGGACAAGGAAGACCTGATCGCGGACCTGGAACAGGCGCTGGGGGGCTAG
- a CDS encoding COX15/CtaA family protein, with translation MTTNSVPANPHRAVRWWLISVAALIALMVLVGGATRLTESGLSIVEWKPVTGSVPPLTQTQWTDAFEAYKKIPQYRELNAGMSLSEFKEIFWWEWSHRLLGRFIGVAYLLPFLFFLWRGGLPGELKRRLWLLFALGGVQGAVGWWMVASGLSERVEVSQYRLATHLVLALLIFAGIVWTVRRLKERPQIAAPSRLRFTSALLLVVTFVQIYFGALVAGLRAGRAYNTWPQIDGAFIPSAERLWFETPWWRNMFDNVLTVQFEHRMTAYALFALAMLHAIDAVRSRAGSAAGGALWLLAAVSMQAVLGILTLLNQVPIDLALSHQAVAIVVLTLAVMQVERLASRQQAHAQPRAVPVGQPG, from the coding sequence ATGACGACGAATTCCGTTCCAGCCAACCCGCATCGCGCCGTGCGCTGGTGGCTGATCTCCGTGGCCGCTTTGATCGCGCTGATGGTGCTGGTCGGCGGCGCGACCCGGCTGACGGAATCCGGCCTCTCGATCGTCGAATGGAAGCCGGTCACGGGCAGCGTGCCGCCGCTGACGCAGACGCAGTGGACCGATGCGTTCGAGGCTTACAAGAAGATCCCGCAATATCGCGAATTGAACGCCGGCATGAGCCTGTCCGAGTTCAAGGAGATCTTCTGGTGGGAATGGAGCCACCGGCTGCTCGGCCGCTTCATCGGCGTCGCCTATCTCTTGCCGTTCCTGTTCTTCCTTTGGCGTGGCGGCCTGCCGGGTGAATTGAAGCGCCGGCTGTGGCTGCTGTTCGCGCTCGGCGGTGTCCAGGGGGCGGTGGGCTGGTGGATGGTCGCCTCGGGCCTGTCCGAACGCGTCGAGGTGTCGCAGTATCGGCTGGCGACGCATCTGGTGCTCGCACTGCTGATCTTCGCCGGCATCGTCTGGACCGTGCGGCGGCTCAAGGAGCGGCCGCAGATCGCAGCGCCGTCGCGGCTGCGGTTCACGAGCGCGCTGCTTCTCGTCGTGACGTTCGTGCAGATCTATTTCGGAGCATTGGTCGCGGGCCTGCGCGCCGGGCGCGCCTATAACACCTGGCCGCAGATCGACGGCGCGTTCATCCCGTCGGCGGAGCGGCTGTGGTTCGAGACGCCCTGGTGGCGCAACATGTTCGACAATGTCCTGACGGTGCAGTTCGAGCATCGCATGACCGCCTATGCGCTGTTCGCGCTGGCGATGCTGCACGCGATCGATGCGGTGCGTTCGCGTGCAGGCTCGGCCGCAGGCGGGGCGCTGTGGCTGCTGGCCGCGGTGAGCATGCAGGCGGTGCTCGGCATCCTCACGCTGCTCAACCAGGTGCCGATTGATCTTGCGCTTTCGCACCAGGCGGTTGCGATCGTGGTGCTGACGCTTGCGGTGATGCAGGTGGAACGGCTCGCCTCGCGCCAGCAGGCGCACGCGCAGCCGCGCGCGGTTCCGGTCGGTCAGCCCGGCTGA
- a CDS encoding DUF2842 domain-containing protein — MTIRTRKFLGAILLLVLATVWALLGMAAAQMPWIAESGWRQAIYYVVVGMGWVLPAMPIVSWMQRPDRVKSNS; from the coding sequence ATGACGATCCGCACCCGCAAGTTCCTCGGCGCCATCCTGCTCCTGGTTCTGGCCACGGTCTGGGCCCTGCTCGGCATGGCCGCGGCGCAGATGCCGTGGATTGCCGAGTCCGGCTGGCGGCAGGCGATCTACTACGTGGTGGTCGGCATGGGCTGGGTGCTGCCGGCGATGCCGATCGTGAGCTGGATGCAGCGGCCCGACCGAGTGAAATCCAATTCGTAG